A window of the Roseburia sp. 831b genome harbors these coding sequences:
- a CDS encoding DUF6870 family protein, with product MTGNEMDIRTVKREALPQLSSIAIDESQSPDDRAASFFRQLGGRLCYADDEMVISFGYADTDVKLTNKLAMYASSLG from the coding sequence ATGACTGGAAATGAAATGGATATTCGCACAGTCAAAAGAGAAGCTTTACCTCAACTCAGTTCCATTGCGATAGATGAATCCCAGTCACCGGATGACCGTGCAGCAAGTTTTTTTAGGCAGCTTGGTGGACGGTTATGTTATGCGGATGATGAGATGGTCATTAGCTTTGGATATGCTGATACAGATGTGAAGTTGACGAACAAGCTTGCAATGTATGCAAGTAGCTTAGGATAG
- a CDS encoding YaiI/YqxD family protein: MQILVDADACPVVGIVEYIAEKYGISVTLLCDTNHVLSSDYSEVIVVGAGADAVDYKLINICHKGDIVVSQDYGVAAMSLGKGAYAIHQSGKWYTNENIDQMLMERHLSKKARRGSHKNHMKGPRKRTDEDDERFAQSFEKLVLIAMRS; the protein is encoded by the coding sequence ATGCAGATTCTTGTAGATGCGGATGCCTGTCCGGTTGTTGGTATCGTGGAATATATAGCAGAAAAATATGGTATTTCCGTAACACTGCTTTGTGATACCAATCATGTTCTTTCTTCCGACTACAGTGAAGTGATTGTTGTAGGAGCCGGAGCAGATGCGGTAGATTACAAGTTAATCAACATTTGTCATAAGGGTGATATTGTCGTTTCACAAGATTATGGAGTGGCAGCTATGTCACTTGGTAAAGGTGCTTATGCAATTCATCAGTCTGGAAAATGGTATACCAATGAGAATATCGACCAAATGCTTATGGAAAGGCATTTAAGCAAGAAGGCAAGGCGAGGTTCTCATAAGAATCATATGAAAGGACCGAGGAAACGAACAGATGAGGATGACGAAAGATTTGCACAATCTTTTGAAAAGCTTGTATTGATAGCAATGAGAAGTTGA
- a CDS encoding peptide deformylase: MVKKITRDPLFLAQKSVDATEEDKQVVTDLLDTLRANLERCVGMAANMIGVRKNIIVVTAGPFQFAMINPVITKKSGAYQTEEGCLSLDGVRPCTRYQEIEVDYLDQNFKKQHGKYSGWTAQIIQHEIDHCNGIVI; this comes from the coding sequence ATGGTAAAGAAAATAACGCGTGATCCATTGTTTCTTGCACAGAAATCTGTGGATGCAACAGAGGAAGATAAACAAGTGGTAACAGATTTACTAGATACACTTAGAGCAAATTTGGAACGCTGCGTTGGTATGGCTGCCAATATGATAGGTGTGAGAAAGAATATTATTGTTGTGACAGCAGGACCATTTCAATTTGCAATGATAAATCCGGTGATTACAAAGAAATCCGGAGCATATCAGACAGAGGAAGGGTGTCTTTCTTTGGATGGGGTAAGACCCTGTACCAGATATCAGGAGATAGAAGTGGACTATCTGGATCAAAATTTTAAGAAACAACATGGAAAGTATTCCGGGTGGACTGCACAGATTATTCAGCATGAAATTGACCATTGCAACGGAATTGTAATATAA
- a CDS encoding helix-turn-helix transcriptional regulator — MAVSNTLRQVRTERNICQEDLAIAIGSCGRTIGRIERGERNASLELALRLSKYLDVAVEELFVLEEEK; from the coding sequence ATGGCTGTATCTAATACTCTGAGACAAGTCAGAACCGAAAGAAACATCTGTCAGGAAGATTTAGCTATTGCTATCGGCTCCTGCGGTCGCACCATCGGACGAATCGAACGAGGTGAACGGAATGCTTCGCTGGAATTGGCTCTCCGCCTCTCCAAATATCTTGATGTAGCTGTTGAAGAGCTATTTGTTCTGGAGGAAGAAAAATAA
- the dinB gene encoding DNA polymerase IV, giving the protein MGDRVVLHSDCNCFYASVELLHHPELRDKPVAVGGDPESRHGIILTADYTAKKYGVKTGMALWQAKQLCPDITFLPPRMDLYLRFSHMAQEIYAEYTDLREPFGCDESWLDVTASATLKGDGELIAKEISNRMKSELGITVSIGVSYNKIFAKLGSDYKKPDAITTMYRNEFKEKVWKLPASDLLYVGKSTAKKLNSIGVKTIGELATMDEKLLVSLLGKMGSVLWGFANGYDNSPVRKENTHAAIKSVGNSTTTPRDLTTDEDVKIIIYVLSESVAARLRENGFRCRTVEISIRDNELYSFTRQRKVNNATNITEEIAREAYRLFKENYNWHKPIRSVGVRGADLVTDYYFEQLDMFIDAAMREKQMKVDAAVDDIRRRFGFYSVQRGLMYQDRDLSAVNAKEDHTVHPVAYFG; this is encoded by the coding sequence GTGGGAGACAGAGTTGTGCTGCACAGTGACTGTAACTGCTTCTACGCAAGCGTGGAGCTGCTACATCATCCGGAACTTAGGGACAAACCTGTGGCTGTTGGCGGTGACCCGGAGAGTAGACATGGTATTATTCTTACAGCCGATTATACAGCCAAGAAATACGGTGTGAAGACAGGGATGGCTTTATGGCAGGCAAAGCAGCTTTGCCCAGACATTACATTTTTGCCTCCGAGAATGGATTTGTATTTAAGATTCTCCCATATGGCACAGGAGATATATGCAGAGTACACGGATTTGAGAGAACCTTTTGGTTGTGATGAAAGCTGGCTGGATGTGACAGCAAGTGCAACTTTGAAAGGAGACGGAGAACTGATTGCAAAGGAAATCAGCAACCGTATGAAGTCCGAGCTTGGCATAACAGTAAGTATTGGTGTGTCTTACAATAAGATATTTGCAAAGCTTGGTTCGGATTACAAAAAGCCGGATGCCATTACAACCATGTATCGGAATGAATTTAAGGAGAAGGTCTGGAAGCTTCCTGCATCAGATTTATTATATGTAGGAAAAAGCACTGCAAAAAAATTAAATTCCATTGGAGTGAAGACCATTGGGGAACTGGCAACGATGGATGAGAAGCTGTTGGTATCGTTGCTTGGAAAGATGGGAAGTGTCCTATGGGGCTTTGCTAATGGTTATGATAATTCTCCGGTCAGGAAAGAGAATACCCACGCAGCCATAAAGTCAGTAGGCAATAGTACCACCACACCGAGGGACTTAACCACAGACGAGGATGTGAAGATTATTATTTATGTCTTGTCTGAAAGTGTGGCTGCCAGACTTCGTGAGAATGGATTCCGATGCAGGACAGTTGAGATCAGTATCAGGGACAATGAACTGTATTCCTTTACCCGTCAGCGCAAGGTGAATAACGCCACCAACATTACAGAGGAAATAGCAAGAGAGGCTTACCGGTTATTCAAAGAAAACTATAACTGGCACAAGCCGATTCGCAGTGTTGGAGTAAGAGGTGCTGACCTTGTGACAGATTACTACTTTGAACAGCTTGATATGTTTATCGATGCTGCCATGAGAGAGAAGCAGATGAAGGTAGATGCGGCTGTTGATGACATTCGCAGAAGATTTGGATTTTATAGTGTGCAACGGGGACTGATGTATCAGGACCGGGACTTATCGGCAGTTAATGCGAAAGAGGACCATACCGTACATCCGGTTGCATACTTTGGTTAA
- a CDS encoding Shedu anti-phage system protein SduA domain-containing protein — protein MNLYERDYTTILSEEEKNALIQETEYANRPGIKNNRGFPRFSHPDKSIRDFLWHKRSMFPNNYLYFGEYRELDFEEEAAMFSRALSKSRSEQDFQRYIKENRKWFIPGSIFLDYNFGHHDAYLFPEQKIGTDYIADYMLIGKNSDGYSIVLVEFEDANTDFILKSSNSEAESVRKGITQIRDWKRWMDGNKDFFMKDCGLHKFGIDIPTSRIYYYLVVSRREYMDERATELRSQIAYEMNNLKIVSFDRLVDNTCRLSGHNSW, from the coding sequence ATGAATTTGTATGAACGCGATTATACAACGATACTTTCAGAAGAAGAAAAAAACGCATTAATACAGGAAACGGAATATGCAAACCGACCTGGAATAAAAAATAATAGAGGTTTCCCACGTTTTTCACATCCAGATAAGAGTATTAGAGATTTTTTGTGGCACAAGAGATCAATGTTTCCAAATAATTATTTATATTTTGGAGAATATAGAGAGCTAGATTTTGAAGAAGAGGCTGCTATGTTTTCACGTGCACTTTCAAAATCCAGAAGCGAACAGGATTTTCAAAGATATATTAAGGAAAATAGGAAATGGTTTATACCGGGCTCGATTTTTCTGGATTACAATTTTGGGCATCATGATGCATATTTGTTTCCAGAGCAAAAGATTGGTACAGATTATATAGCAGATTATATGCTAATAGGGAAAAATTCAGACGGATATAGTATCGTATTAGTCGAATTTGAAGATGCGAATACAGATTTTATATTGAAATCGTCCAACTCAGAAGCAGAAAGTGTTAGAAAAGGAATCACACAAATAAGAGATTGGAAAAGGTGGATGGATGGTAATAAAGATTTCTTTATGAAAGATTGTGGTCTGCATAAATTTGGAATAGACATACCAACAAGTAGGATATATTACTATTTGGTAGTTAGCAGAAGAGAATACATGGATGAAAGAGCGACTGAGTTAAGAAGTCAAATAGCTTACGAAATGAATAATTTGAAAATAGTATCATTTGACCGATTAGTTGATAATACTTGCAGGCTCAGTGGGCATAATTCGTGGTAA
- a CDS encoding recombinase family protein, producing the protein MNRQNVLIYLNSTGNEALDCKALAIMEEYCNRKGYKIVNSLGEFTDLQGMSPCIHYMTVGMAAKKEIDYVVTISSSMLGNTDNALDILADLEDLGTFVESVADDMDDLYELLYDSSCEETEKDDELSGFLAYMKNLFEAGNQ; encoded by the coding sequence ATGAATAGACAGAATGTATTAATTTACTTAAATAGCACTGGAAATGAGGCTTTGGACTGCAAAGCATTGGCAATTATGGAAGAGTATTGCAACAGAAAAGGATATAAAATTGTAAATTCTCTTGGAGAATTTACAGATTTACAGGGAATGAGTCCATGTATCCATTATATGACTGTGGGAATGGCTGCGAAAAAGGAAATTGACTATGTAGTAACAATTTCAAGTTCTATGCTTGGAAACACAGATAATGCATTAGATATCCTTGCTGATTTAGAAGATTTAGGTACTTTTGTGGAATCTGTAGCAGACGATATGGATGACTTGTACGAGCTCCTTTATGACTCAAGTTGTGAGGAGACTGAAAAAGATGACGAATTAAGTGGGTTTTTGGCTTATATGAAGAATCTTTTTGAAGCAGGTAATCAGTAA
- a CDS encoding aspartate dehydrogenase: MGLFKKKVAVQHYDKENKKPVIKSSICNGEQVAGFKDIHTGKIEEVMLIKNSADLEKFKVMYGIEEEIAKEY; the protein is encoded by the coding sequence ATGGGATTATTTAAGAAGAAAGTGGCAGTACAGCACTATGACAAGGAAAATAAGAAACCTGTTATTAAGTCAAGTATTTGCAATGGTGAACAGGTGGCAGGTTTTAAGGATATTCATACAGGTAAGATAGAAGAGGTTATGCTGATTAAAAATTCGGCTGATCTTGAGAAATTCAAGGTGATGTACGGAATAGAAGAAGAAATCGCAAAGGAATATTAA
- a CDS encoding recombinase family protein, which produces MNYLSNEFQNNQIYEAIAYYRLSKEDRNKSNLSVSDSIDNQRKLVEEYAKTEGITIVDEAIDDGYTGTNYDRPGFKYVLECLKAGKANTVIVKDLSRLGREYIETGRYIEMMFPEMQVRFIAINDSVDSNHRNASDDLLIPMKNLMNENYCRELSKKLRRQFKIQRENGEFINNFAPYGYKRDPEDKHHLIIDENTSEVVVGIFELCLHGYSPERIANYLNEHDIISPYEYKKANSNYKSGFKGAGEGVWNHTTVRRILKNSVYTGELCQGKTTTVSYKVKKVKELDREDWAIVDEAHDAIIPKCIFEVVGKVLSRDIRMSDSEKEVQALAGFIFCGDCGKAMSRRTVKRGNKVFHYYLCGTYKRGKGCTLHNIKQELLESAVLKAIQTQMQVLVDMDNLLSEIDNQQIANSKVKKIEKQIIQKEQELEKCQNSSMRLYDSYVEELISREDYKMMKEKYVIRIKEIEKAIKNLESEKIDIETNANEATSWLGRFLKYKEIDALSHEAVATLIDRIDVYEDKRIHITFNFKNQLEELSNYIDELRKEAM; this is translated from the coding sequence ATGAACTATTTATCAAATGAATTTCAAAATAATCAAATCTATGAGGCAATAGCCTATTACAGACTTTCCAAAGAAGACAGGAACAAAAGTAATCTTTCGGTTTCAGACAGTATTGATAACCAGCGCAAGCTTGTAGAAGAATATGCGAAAACTGAAGGCATTACCATAGTTGATGAAGCAATAGACGATGGATATACCGGGACGAATTATGATCGCCCTGGTTTTAAGTATGTCTTGGAGTGCTTAAAAGCAGGCAAGGCAAATACTGTAATTGTGAAGGATTTAAGTCGTCTGGGGCGTGAATATATTGAGACTGGGCGTTACATTGAAATGATGTTCCCGGAGATGCAGGTCCGATTTATTGCAATCAATGACTCTGTAGATTCTAATCATAGGAATGCAAGTGATGACTTATTGATTCCTATGAAGAACCTTATGAATGAAAATTATTGTAGGGAACTCAGCAAGAAACTTCGCAGACAGTTTAAAATACAGCGGGAAAATGGCGAGTTTATCAATAATTTTGCACCATACGGATATAAAAGAGATCCGGAGGATAAGCATCATCTTATTATTGATGAGAACACTTCGGAAGTAGTTGTCGGTATTTTTGAGTTATGTCTGCATGGATACAGTCCGGAGAGAATTGCTAATTACTTAAACGAGCATGATATTATTTCTCCCTATGAATATAAAAAGGCTAATTCTAATTATAAATCTGGTTTTAAAGGTGCCGGTGAAGGTGTCTGGAACCATACCACGGTAAGAAGAATATTGAAAAATTCTGTTTATACCGGTGAACTATGTCAGGGAAAGACAACTACAGTTTCATATAAAGTAAAGAAAGTGAAAGAACTGGACCGGGAAGATTGGGCAATCGTAGATGAAGCACATGATGCAATCATCCCAAAATGTATTTTTGAGGTTGTCGGGAAAGTATTGTCCAGAGATATTAGAATGTCAGATTCAGAAAAAGAGGTTCAGGCTTTGGCAGGATTTATATTCTGTGGTGATTGTGGTAAGGCAATGTCCCGTAGAACTGTTAAGCGTGGAAATAAGGTATTTCATTATTACCTGTGTGGTACTTATAAGCGTGGAAAAGGTTGTACACTTCATAATATTAAGCAGGAACTATTGGAGAGTGCTGTGTTGAAAGCAATCCAGACACAAATGCAGGTTCTTGTTGATATGGATAATCTTTTATCGGAAATTGACAATCAGCAGATCGCAAATTCCAAAGTAAAAAAGATTGAAAAACAGATTATACAGAAAGAGCAGGAACTTGAAAAGTGTCAGAATTCTTCCATGCGTTTATATGATTCCTATGTGGAGGAACTTATAAGTCGTGAAGATTATAAAATGATGAAAGAAAAGTATGTGATACGCATTAAGGAGATAGAAAAAGCTATCAAAAATCTTGAGTCGGAAAAGATTGATATAGAGACAAATGCAAACGAGGCGACTTCATGGCTTGGTCGTTTCCTTAAATATAAGGAAATTGATGCATTATCCCATGAAGCAGTAGCAACTTTAATAGATAGAATTGATGTATATGAGGATAAACGAATTCATATTACATTCAATTTTAAGAATCAGTTAGAGGAATTATCAAATTATATTGATGAACTAAGGAAGGAGGCAATGTAA
- a CDS encoding AbiH family protein has translation MKNKLFVIGNGFDLAHNLPTRFDPDFKNIAIKHEPDNFWDLYQSCENDIWSDFENLLGCPDFNALEEIFYGYEPDYFSDRESDRDSIICQVELNGNLQDALYEFADNAEDSLSNIQVNNFIEQILDSDGYYITFNYTHTLEDIYDIPWEQILHIHGEVGENNLELGYPKENFRPEKYSYDARGKGRGPYIEIEIEDYISGIEDYYVRTAYAELIDKCKSFYKEIRIDSLKDFLDRNQCKIEEIIVYGHSCAIDFDYFSYINTRYSNAYWKFYVKGAEQESNVGHLIKEYDIRNAVIIKV, from the coding sequence ATGAAAAACAAATTATTTGTTATAGGAAATGGATTTGATTTAGCTCATAATCTTCCAACTAGATTTGATCCAGACTTTAAGAATATTGCCATAAAACATGAACCGGATAATTTTTGGGATTTATATCAATCTTGTGAAAATGATATTTGGTCTGATTTTGAAAATTTGCTTGGATGTCCAGACTTTAACGCTCTTGAGGAAATCTTTTATGGGTATGAGCCAGATTATTTCTCAGATAGAGAAAGTGACCGTGATAGCATTATCTGTCAGGTGGAATTAAATGGAAATTTACAAGATGCCTTATATGAATTTGCGGATAATGCGGAAGATTCTTTGAGTAATATACAAGTTAATAATTTTATAGAACAAATTCTTGATTCAGATGGGTATTATATTACTTTCAATTACACGCATACGTTGGAGGATATTTATGATATTCCATGGGAACAGATTCTACATATTCATGGTGAAGTAGGAGAAAACAATCTAGAATTAGGATATCCAAAAGAAAATTTTAGACCTGAAAAATATAGTTATGATGCAAGGGGAAAAGGAAGAGGGCCTTATATTGAAATTGAAATAGAAGATTATATTAGCGGCATTGAAGATTATTATGTCAGAACAGCATACGCAGAGTTAATTGATAAGTGCAAATCATTTTACAAAGAAATCAGAATTGACTCATTAAAAGACTTTCTGGATAGAAATCAATGTAAAATTGAAGAGATTATTGTTTATGGACATTCCTGTGCAATTGATTTTGACTATTTTAGTTATATAAATACAAGATATTCAAATGCTTATTGGAAGTTTTATGTAAAAGGAGCAGAACAGGAAAGTAATGTGGGGCATCTTATAAAGGAATATGATATTAGAAATGCTGTTATCATTAAAGTATAG
- a CDS encoding helix-turn-helix domain-containing protein, whose translation MGIQDEVFDAEVMGEQLKKLRKSLNLSQEKFAERMGMSKDTIYNYEKGKTAIPHDLIKRLCQEFNVSADYFYFEKDKPLVEVTNINTKDAFSKELEECTEFEKQQLMEMLKILRMKPVAV comes from the coding sequence ATGGGAATTCAAGATGAAGTCTTTGATGCAGAAGTGATGGGCGAACAGTTGAAAAAACTGCGAAAGTCACTAAATCTGAGTCAGGAGAAATTTGCAGAACGAATGGGCATGAGTAAGGATACTATTTATAATTATGAAAAAGGCAAAACTGCCATTCCTCATGATTTAATAAAAAGACTTTGTCAAGAGTTCAATGTTTCTGCTGATTATTTCTATTTTGAAAAAGACAAACCTTTGGTTGAGGTTACAAATATAAATACAAAAGATGCATTTTCAAAAGAATTGGAAGAATGTACGGAATTTGAAAAGCAACAGCTTATGGAAATGCTTAAGATTTTACGAATGAAACCAGTTGCAGTATAA
- a CDS encoding PAS domain-containing protein: protein MEKSKEAKVHKKIEESYVSFYKSIVDQDRAAIVICNLKHEIIYMNPAAVQSYEKRGGDKLIGKSLLDCHNAESNEKIQRVVAWFAEDESHNIVYTFHNEKQNKDVYMVALRDSGKLIGYYEKHEYRDAEIMQLYDLW from the coding sequence ATGGAAAAGAGTAAAGAGGCTAAAGTACATAAGAAAATAGAAGAATCCTATGTGAGTTTCTATAAGAGCATTGTGGATCAGGATCGAGCTGCGATTGTGATATGTAATTTGAAACACGAGATCATTTATATGAATCCAGCAGCAGTACAAAGCTATGAGAAACGGGGAGGAGATAAGCTGATAGGAAAAAGCTTGTTGGATTGCCATAATGCAGAATCAAATGAGAAGATACAGCGTGTGGTTGCCTGGTTTGCAGAAGATGAGAGCCACAATATCGTTTATACTTTTCACAATGAGAAACAGAATAAAGATGTTTATATGGTTGCACTCAGAGATAGCGGGAAACTGATAGGGTATTATGAAAAACATGAATACAGAGATGCAGAAATAATGCAATTATACGATTTATGGTAG
- a CDS encoding arsenate reductase family protein, giving the protein MNIQIFGTKKCNDTKKAERFFKERGIKYQFIDMKEKGMSKGEFTSVAQVNGGIENMINWDGKDKDTLVLIKYIADEDKLEKILENPQVIKTPVVRNGKQSTLGYQPDVWKGWN; this is encoded by the coding sequence ATGAACATACAGATATTTGGAACCAAGAAATGCAATGATACCAAGAAAGCGGAGCGGTTTTTCAAAGAACGAGGCATTAAGTACCAGTTCATTGATATGAAGGAAAAAGGTATGTCTAAGGGCGAATTTACTTCGGTGGCTCAGGTTAATGGTGGTATTGAAAATATGATTAACTGGGATGGCAAGGATAAAGATACACTTGTACTGATAAAGTATATCGCTGATGAAGACAAGCTGGAAAAGATACTGGAAAATCCACAGGTAATCAAAACCCCGGTAGTCAGAAATGGAAAGCAATCGACACTCGGGTATCAGCCTGATGTGTGGAAAGGATGGAACTAA
- a CDS encoding XRE family transcriptional regulator gives MHSLGEIIAKYRKKNKLSQKELSNMLGNIGHSISNTSVSNWEKNFSEPTSSMLMAICKVLGITDLYGEYYGVNPDNPLSELNEEGKEKALEYISLLVDSGKYAPEKATIIPFTRVIKLFDIPASAGTGSFLDSDDFTEIEVGEEVPTDADFGIRISGDSMEPRFINGQIVWVKQQETLLNGEIGIFYLDGNAYCKKIKDDKEGLFLISLNSKYNPIPVTDNNSFKVFGKVVG, from the coding sequence ATGCATTCATTAGGTGAGATTATTGCGAAATACAGAAAAAAGAATAAATTGTCACAGAAAGAACTTTCCAATATGCTTGGAAATATCGGACACAGCATCAGCAACACTTCTGTATCAAACTGGGAAAAGAACTTCTCCGAACCTACATCTTCCATGCTGATGGCAATTTGCAAGGTTCTTGGTATTACAGACTTATATGGGGAATATTATGGAGTGAATCCGGACAACCCTCTATCCGAATTAAATGAAGAAGGAAAAGAAAAGGCATTGGAATATATCTCCTTACTTGTAGATTCCGGTAAATATGCACCGGAAAAGGCAACGATTATTCCATTTACCAGAGTGATAAAGCTTTTTGATATCCCAGCTTCTGCCGGAACAGGTAGCTTCCTTGATAGTGATGATTTCACTGAAATAGAAGTAGGTGAAGAAGTTCCCACAGATGCAGACTTTGGCATCCGTATCAGCGGTGACAGTATGGAGCCAAGATTTATCAATGGTCAGATCGTATGGGTAAAACAGCAGGAAACTCTGCTGAATGGAGAAATCGGTATCTTTTATCTTGACGGAAATGCTTACTGTAAGAAAATAAAAGATGATAAAGAGGGGCTGTTCCTTATCTCGCTGAATAGCAAATACAACCCTATTCCAGTTACAGATAACAACTCGTTCAAAGTATTTGGCAAGGTTGTGGGGTAA
- a CDS encoding O-acetyl-ADP-ribose deacetylase: MYLIKTVRGDITKIQDVQGIVNAANSSLLGGGGVDGAIHRAAGPELLFECRLLGGCKTGQVKITKGYNLPCDYVIHTVGPVWNGGKKNEEELLASCYYNSMQVAMDNGIRTIAFPSISTGIYRFPVELAAKIAVHTVARFLDENEGKFDLVEWVLFDKNTEKVYEAEVDRLYNECSLL; this comes from the coding sequence ATGTATCTAATCAAAACCGTAAGAGGAGATATAACAAAAATTCAAGATGTTCAGGGAATCGTAAATGCTGCTAATTCATCCTTGCTTGGTGGCGGTGGTGTGGATGGAGCCATTCATCGTGCTGCAGGTCCGGAACTATTATTTGAGTGTCGTTTGCTGGGTGGCTGCAAAACCGGACAAGTTAAAATAACAAAAGGTTATAATCTGCCATGTGATTATGTTATTCATACTGTTGGACCAGTATGGAATGGTGGAAAGAAAAACGAAGAAGAGCTACTTGCAAGCTGCTATTATAATTCTATGCAGGTGGCTATGGATAATGGGATAAGAACAATTGCGTTTCCATCTATTTCAACAGGTATATATCGCTTCCCGGTGGAACTGGCTGCCAAGATTGCAGTACATACAGTTGCAAGGTTCCTCGATGAAAATGAGGGAAAGTTTGATTTGGTGGAATGGGTACTGTTTGATAAAAATACGGAAAAGGTTTATGAAGCAGAAGTAGACAGATTATATAATGAATGTTCTTTGTTATAA
- a CDS encoding type II toxin-antitoxin system PemK/MazF family toxin: MANLESVSVGSIQKYRRPYLVISNNVANKYSPVITAVALSSKTSKKRYQPTHCYIRKEDITKYKEDFGCRNSIALCEQIVSIDITQIEEVVAKISDKNIMKKINQCLRIQVGMDNKYN, encoded by the coding sequence ATGGCTAATCTGGAGTCGGTTAGCGTTGGAAGCATTCAGAAATACAGAAGACCATATTTGGTTATCTCAAATAATGTGGCTAACAAGTATTCTCCGGTAATTACAGCGGTGGCATTATCAAGTAAGACATCTAAGAAGAGATACCAGCCGACACACTGTTATATTCGCAAAGAGGATATAACAAAATATAAAGAGGACTTTGGATGTCGCAATAGTATAGCTCTTTGTGAGCAAATCGTTTCTATTGATATAACCCAAATTGAAGAAGTGGTTGCAAAGATTTCTGATAAAAACATCATGAAAAAAATCAATCAGTGTTTAAGAATCCAGGTTGGGATGGATAACAAATATAACTAG